A single window of Nocardia sp. NBC_01327 DNA harbors:
- a CDS encoding GNAT family N-acetyltransferase, giving the protein MDAGGEVIEAILDRDGNPLGYFERDERGGRPWADELCCAAEVSPGAAAAAIVRSLAGWGATVAGGFGSDLVDAGARRLRTFFTYTLSLSPPIPEPRLPSGLQILPAGQFPPEALYEALLAAYPPGHPDHDDDAPASLDGLYDGTLMGPLHPCSAVAWDGRRVVAAVLVQDAEGKPPLAGPWISEAFRHPGPDYAGLGALLLHCVTARASDAGLTALGLSVTDGNPAQAVYERLGFTRTARWTDLEFPNA; this is encoded by the coding sequence ATGGATGCGGGCGGGGAGGTCATCGAGGCAATCCTCGATCGCGACGGAAACCCGCTCGGCTATTTCGAACGGGATGAACGCGGGGGGCGGCCGTGGGCGGATGAATTGTGCTGTGCCGCAGAGGTTTCGCCCGGTGCCGCTGCGGCCGCGATCGTGCGGTCCCTGGCGGGCTGGGGAGCCACGGTCGCAGGCGGATTCGGGAGCGATCTCGTCGATGCCGGCGCCAGGCGGCTGCGGACATTCTTCACCTACACGCTGTCGCTGTCCCCGCCGATTCCGGAACCGAGGTTGCCCTCGGGTCTGCAAATCCTGCCCGCCGGGCAATTTCCCCCCGAGGCCCTGTACGAAGCGCTGCTGGCCGCCTATCCCCCGGGGCATCCCGATCACGACGACGATGCGCCCGCATCACTCGACGGGCTGTACGACGGGACGCTCATGGGTCCCCTGCACCCGTGCAGCGCCGTCGCCTGGGACGGTCGCCGCGTGGTCGCGGCGGTCCTCGTCCAGGATGCCGAGGGCAAGCCGCCATTGGCGGGCCCGTGGATATCCGAGGCATTCCGGCACCCCGGACCCGACTACGCCGGACTCGGGGCGCTGCTCCTGCACTGCGTGACGGCCCGTGCCAGCGACGCGGGCCTGACTGCACTGGGGTTGTCGGTCACCGACGGCAATCCGGCGCAGGCGGTCTACGAGCGGCTCGGCTTCACCCGCACCGCCCGCTGGACAGACCTCGAATTTCCCAACGCCTGA
- a CDS encoding CHRD domain-containing protein, with the protein MTSVSTGSPATAQGGLQLESMPTGTAVLSWDPATTLVTAAIDMQGFTPSSSHAMHIHPGTCADQTQPPSVPFPDITADASGAIRQSVVSGPAPGGIPGGSYLNIHLAPSAQLGAATDVSFTPIGCADIPADTPQAGPVTLKVAAPQKNGQAPAGTVKLTYDGTQHSLQVVVNATGLPAGSAHAVHIHTGSCAAQGAVLYPLPDLQADGAGDGSLTATVDNVATAPPATGWYVNVHMGPMSQILDGSTPTLLFAPILCANVTG; encoded by the coding sequence GTGACCTCCGTATCCACTGGTTCTCCGGCCACCGCGCAGGGCGGGCTGCAGCTCGAGAGCATGCCCACCGGGACGGCGGTGCTGAGCTGGGATCCGGCCACGACGCTCGTCACCGCGGCGATCGATATGCAGGGCTTCACACCGAGCAGCAGCCATGCCATGCATATCCATCCCGGTACCTGTGCCGATCAGACGCAGCCGCCGTCGGTGCCGTTCCCGGACATCACCGCCGACGCCTCCGGGGCGATCCGGCAGAGCGTGGTCAGCGGGCCGGCCCCCGGCGGAATCCCCGGCGGGTCGTATCTGAACATTCACCTGGCGCCCAGCGCCCAGCTCGGCGCAGCCACCGACGTGAGCTTCACACCGATCGGCTGCGCGGACATTCCCGCGGACACACCCCAGGCGGGGCCGGTGACGTTGAAAGTCGCTGCGCCACAGAAGAACGGCCAGGCTCCCGCGGGTACGGTCAAGCTCACCTACGACGGCACCCAGCACAGTCTGCAGGTGGTCGTGAACGCTACCGGCCTGCCCGCCGGCAGTGCCCACGCCGTGCACATCCACACCGGAAGCTGTGCGGCCCAGGGCGCAGTCCTCTACCCGCTACCCGATCTGCAGGCCGACGGCGCCGGCGACGGTTCGCTGACGGCAACCGTCGACAATGTCGCCACCGCGCCTCCGGCGACCGGCTGGTACGTGAACGTGCATATGGGTCCGATGAGCCAGATCCTCGACGGAAGCACCCCGACGCTGCTGTTCGCGCCCATTCTGTGTGCGAACGTCACCGGGTAG
- a CDS encoding serine hydrolase domain-containing protein encodes MTSMLSAGRIVAGGVALVCALTACTPRADSTPRQPLSDAGRAEVQRALDAAVAAGTPGIQVVVTEQGKDWTAASGVGNIATGAPFPDAARVRIGSNTKAFVATVMMQLVAAGTVDLEAPIERYLPGVVQGGGIDGNRITVRNLMQHTSGLPDYLELPELDGDYEAMLKQRFDSAALVHSALSTMPAHFPPGEKAEYSNTNYLIVGMLVERITGKPFADEITRRIIEPLGLKATYIPAPGEIELRDPHAQGYEIIDGQRTDLTRLETSWAGSAGAMVSTGSEVNRFFTALLTGKLLQPAQLAEMRSDPQPLTNREGIDYGLGLARLSVPCGAQVWGHGGSIPGFRTYDGVTADGRAVTVLANLRASDPATAAAQQHVFDAAICAAS; translated from the coding sequence ATGACTTCGATGCTGAGCGCCGGGCGGATCGTGGCGGGTGGAGTGGCGCTGGTGTGCGCGCTGACCGCATGTACGCCGCGGGCGGATTCGACGCCGCGGCAGCCGCTGTCCGATGCCGGGCGAGCCGAGGTGCAGCGCGCACTGGATGCGGCGGTCGCGGCCGGAACGCCGGGTATCCAGGTGGTGGTCACCGAGCAGGGGAAGGACTGGACCGCTGCCTCGGGGGTGGGGAATATCGCGACCGGCGCGCCCTTTCCCGACGCTGCCCGGGTCCGAATCGGCAGTAATACCAAGGCTTTCGTAGCCACGGTGATGATGCAGCTGGTGGCCGCGGGCACCGTGGATCTGGAGGCCCCGATCGAGCGGTATCTCCCCGGTGTGGTGCAGGGCGGCGGTATCGACGGCAATCGGATCACCGTGCGAAATCTCATGCAGCACACCAGCGGACTGCCCGACTATCTCGAATTGCCGGAGCTGGACGGGGATTACGAGGCAATGCTGAAGCAGCGCTTCGACTCCGCCGCGCTGGTGCACAGCGCACTGAGCACCATGCCCGCGCACTTCCCGCCGGGGGAGAAGGCCGAGTACAGCAATACCAACTATCTGATCGTCGGCATGCTGGTCGAGCGGATCACCGGAAAACCCTTCGCGGACGAGATCACCCGGCGCATCATCGAACCCCTCGGGCTGAAAGCCACCTACATTCCCGCACCGGGTGAGATCGAGCTGCGCGATCCGCATGCGCAGGGCTACGAGATCATCGACGGTCAGCGCACCGACCTCACCCGATTGGAGACCTCCTGGGCGGGCTCGGCCGGAGCGATGGTCTCCACCGGCAGCGAGGTGAACCGGTTCTTCACCGCACTCCTGACCGGAAAGCTGCTGCAGCCGGCGCAACTGGCCGAAATGCGGAGCGATCCGCAGCCGCTCACCAATCGCGAGGGCATCGATTACGGTCTCGGCCTCGCGCGGCTGTCGGTGCCGTGCGGTGCGCAGGTGTGGGGCCACGGCGGTTCCATCCCCGGCTTCCGGACTTACGACGGGGTGACCGCGGACGGCCGCGCGGTGACCGTGCTGGCCAACCTGCGCGCCTCCGACCCGGCCACGGCGGCCGCACAGCAGCACGTATTCGATGCGGCGATCTGCGCGGCCTCCTGA
- a CDS encoding LysR family transcriptional regulator yields the protein MDLRQLHYFIAVVETGTFTGAAARVHVAQSGVSAQIKALEHELGQPLFERRPRTVVLTAAGDALLPHARAALAALDAGRGAIDALTGLLRGHVAVGSISSISPRSIDLPETLASFHRAHPGVDISLIEDSAAGLVRRLREGVLDVAFTSLIDETVTGLHTRELHRERVVAVLLPSDPLALEAALPLSVLSDRPLIALPEGSGLRWQLDRALAKAGVRARIAFEAGSPDILVMMVEKGLGMALVPESALAHNDRVVSVPVPELPAGRLGIIWLEAVAARPAARAFIEHTAALASKRPAAQRPGSAATPSAARS from the coding sequence ATGGACCTGCGCCAGCTGCACTACTTCATCGCCGTCGTCGAGACCGGCACCTTCACCGGTGCGGCAGCGCGCGTGCATGTGGCCCAGTCCGGTGTCAGCGCCCAGATCAAGGCGCTGGAACATGAACTGGGCCAACCGCTTTTCGAGCGTCGCCCGCGCACGGTGGTCCTCACCGCCGCGGGCGATGCGCTGCTGCCGCACGCACGGGCCGCGCTGGCGGCACTCGACGCCGGTCGCGGCGCGATCGACGCGCTGACCGGACTGCTGCGCGGCCATGTGGCGGTCGGCAGTATCAGCTCGATCTCCCCGCGCAGTATCGATCTGCCCGAAACCCTCGCGTCCTTCCATCGCGCGCATCCCGGCGTCGATATCTCCTTGATCGAAGACAGTGCGGCGGGACTGGTCCGGCGCCTGCGCGAGGGTGTCCTCGATGTCGCGTTCACCAGCCTCATCGACGAAACCGTGACGGGACTGCACACCCGGGAATTGCATCGGGAGCGTGTGGTGGCGGTACTGCTGCCGTCCGATCCGCTGGCGCTCGAGGCGGCACTTCCCCTGTCCGTGCTGAGTGACCGGCCGCTGATCGCCCTCCCCGAGGGTTCGGGGCTGCGCTGGCAGCTGGATCGGGCGCTGGCCAAGGCCGGTGTTCGCGCGCGCATCGCGTTCGAGGCGGGCAGCCCCGATATTCTCGTCATGATGGTGGAGAAGGGTCTCGGCATGGCCCTGGTTCCGGAATCGGCTCTCGCACACAATGATCGAGTGGTGAGCGTACCGGTGCCCGAACTCCCGGCGGGGCGGCTCGGCATCATCTGGCTCGAGGCCGTCGCCGCCCGGCCCGCCGCCCGGGCGTTCATCGAGCACACCGCCGCGCTGGCATCGAAGCGCCCGGCCGCTCAGCGCCCGGGCAGTGCGGCAACGCCGTCCGCGGCGCGTTCCTGA
- a CDS encoding non-oxidative hydroxyarylic acid decarboxylases subunit B produces the protein MAESVQRIIVGITGASGAPYAVRLLQTLREMPEIETHLVMSTWARSNIEMETPYTVREVAALGDVSYKLGEQGAAISSGSFRTAGMIIVPCSMRTLSAVRYGQADNLICRAADVVLKERRRLILVPRETPLNEIHLENMLALSRMGARIVPPMPAFYNRPETIDDLVDHVVTRILDQFDLDAPQAKRWRGLDAARQERAADGVAALPGR, from the coding sequence GTGGCCGAATCGGTACAGCGCATCATCGTCGGCATCACCGGGGCCAGTGGTGCACCGTACGCCGTGCGTCTCTTGCAGACCCTGCGTGAAATGCCGGAAATAGAAACACATCTCGTGATGAGCACCTGGGCGAGATCCAATATCGAGATGGAGACGCCCTATACGGTCCGTGAGGTCGCGGCGCTGGGCGATGTCTCCTACAAGCTGGGCGAACAGGGCGCGGCGATTTCGTCGGGATCATTCCGGACAGCCGGGATGATCATCGTGCCGTGCAGTATGCGCACGCTCTCCGCAGTTCGGTACGGGCAGGCGGACAACCTCATCTGCCGCGCCGCGGATGTGGTGCTCAAGGAACGCCGCCGCCTGATCCTGGTGCCCCGCGAGACGCCGCTCAATGAGATCCATCTCGAGAATATGCTCGCGCTGAGCCGGATGGGTGCGCGCATCGTGCCGCCGATGCCGGCGTTCTACAACCGCCCCGAAACCATCGACGACCTGGTCGATCACGTGGTGACCCGGATTCTCGACCAGTTCGATCTCGATGCGCCGCAGGCGAAGCGGTGGCGCGGACTGGATGCGGCCCGTCAGGAACGCGCCGCGGACGGCGTTGCCGCACTGCCCGGGCGCTGA
- a CDS encoding UbiD family decarboxylase, producing the protein MRHYIDNLTDTLGKEEVRVIDGAHWDLEIGALTELLAEAEGPALLFDNIPGYPPGYRVFANFMGTAQRCAVALGLPSDTPKMEIIRAWKELSRAIEPIPPVVVPTGSVLENVMAGDDVDLTVFPTPRWHDGDGGRYIGTACMVITRDPDTGWVNVGTYRGCVQGRDRLSLWMLGNRHARAIAQKYWDRGEACPIAIVVGSDPILSTVAAIAAPEGVSEYDVAGGLRGQAVEVLYAPGSDLPIPAHAEIVILGEMPPVAEESMLEGPFGEWTGYFTHAGQETVVRVNRIMHRNDPIILGAPPMIPTVPAGDQAVPLYSASVTWDHLEASGVQNIRGVWAYARQLMMVISVEQTGAGDAMHALLAAAGRKRTGGMERYFVVVDEDIDITDINHVLWAIFTRVDPSESMHILRAPTTAIDPRLSPAKRAAGDMSMGIVLIDACKPFAWKDSYPRANRFGEPYRAEIREKWKATLPL; encoded by the coding sequence CTGCGGCATTACATCGACAATCTCACCGACACACTGGGTAAGGAGGAGGTGCGGGTGATCGACGGCGCGCACTGGGACCTCGAAATCGGCGCTCTCACAGAGCTTCTCGCCGAAGCGGAGGGACCGGCGCTGCTGTTCGACAATATTCCGGGCTATCCGCCGGGCTATCGGGTGTTCGCCAATTTCATGGGCACCGCGCAGCGGTGTGCGGTCGCGCTCGGATTGCCTTCGGACACACCGAAAATGGAGATCATCCGGGCGTGGAAAGAACTGAGCAGGGCGATCGAGCCGATCCCGCCGGTGGTGGTGCCGACCGGATCGGTGCTCGAAAACGTCATGGCGGGAGACGATGTCGATCTGACCGTGTTCCCGACACCGCGCTGGCACGACGGGGACGGTGGCCGGTATATCGGGACCGCCTGTATGGTCATCACCCGCGATCCGGATACCGGATGGGTGAATGTCGGTACCTACCGGGGCTGTGTGCAGGGCAGGGACCGCCTGTCGCTGTGGATGCTGGGTAACCGGCATGCGCGTGCGATCGCGCAGAAGTACTGGGATCGGGGCGAAGCGTGCCCGATCGCTATTGTCGTCGGGTCGGATCCGATCCTGTCCACGGTGGCCGCAATCGCTGCACCCGAAGGGGTTTCGGAGTACGACGTGGCCGGTGGCCTGCGCGGTCAAGCGGTGGAGGTGCTGTACGCCCCGGGCTCGGATCTGCCGATTCCCGCGCATGCGGAGATCGTCATCCTGGGTGAGATGCCGCCGGTCGCAGAGGAATCGATGCTCGAGGGCCCCTTCGGGGAGTGGACGGGCTATTTCACCCATGCCGGGCAGGAGACCGTGGTGCGGGTGAACCGGATCATGCACCGGAATGATCCGATCATTCTCGGTGCGCCGCCGATGATTCCGACGGTTCCGGCCGGCGATCAGGCGGTGCCGCTGTATTCCGCATCGGTCACCTGGGATCACCTGGAAGCCTCGGGCGTGCAGAACATTCGAGGCGTGTGGGCGTACGCGCGGCAGTTGATGATGGTCATCTCGGTCGAGCAGACCGGTGCGGGCGATGCGATGCACGCGCTGCTGGCGGCGGCCGGTCGTAAGCGGACCGGTGGCATGGAACGCTATTTCGTGGTGGTCGACGAGGATATCGACATCACCGATATCAATCATGTGCTGTGGGCGATCTTCACCCGGGTGGATCCGTCGGAATCGATGCATATCCTCCGGGCTCCGACCACCGCGATCGATCCGCGGCTCTCACCGGCCAAGCGCGCGGCCGGGGATATGTCGATGGGGATCGTGCTCATCGACGCGTGTAAACCGTTCGCCTGGAAGGATTCCTACCCGCGCGCGAACCGTTTCGGGGAACCGTACCGGGCCGAGATCCGCGAGAAGTGGAAGGCCACGCTACCGCTGTAG
- a CDS encoding phenolic acid decarboxylase: MSAGPTISNAAFTGDLTGILGKHVIYVYENGWKYELYVRNAETIESRCLMGPMFGRWSKNQAAKIIQLSDDLYKLAWVEPTGTTTVIIVYLTGRQVHTSISYPQWMLDYPESTLTRYEDNLDEIIAARDLGPTYPLTLVSSAGRITYLETREQEDDSVIDGPPGKLPLGYADRTN, from the coding sequence ATGAGTGCTGGCCCCACCATCTCGAATGCCGCGTTCACCGGTGATCTGACCGGGATTCTCGGCAAGCACGTGATCTACGTGTATGAGAACGGCTGGAAGTACGAGCTCTACGTGCGCAATGCGGAGACCATCGAATCCCGGTGCCTGATGGGCCCGATGTTCGGCCGGTGGTCCAAGAACCAGGCGGCGAAGATCATCCAGCTCAGCGACGACCTGTACAAACTGGCCTGGGTGGAGCCGACGGGCACGACCACCGTCATCATCGTGTATCTCACGGGCCGCCAGGTGCACACCAGCATTTCGTACCCGCAGTGGATGCTCGACTATCCCGAGAGCACCCTCACCCGCTACGAGGACAATCTGGACGAGATCATCGCCGCCCGCGATCTCGGACCGACCTACCCGCTGACCCTCGTCTCCTCGGCCGGGCGCATCACCTACCTGGAAACCCGAGAGCAGGAAGACGATTCCGTCATCGACGGCCCGCCCGGCAAACTTCCACTGGGCTATGCCGACCGAACGAATTGA
- a CDS encoding oleate hydratase — protein sequence MAKAYLVGSGIASLSAAAFLIRDGGFAGSDIVILEEQGREGGSLDAAGSPETGYTMRGGRMFEIHFDCTYDLLRSIPSLDNPAVSVTDDTFAFHKDFAWDDHARLVDAAGEPIDAHSMGFTERDRLELVKCVATPEQMLDGKRITDCFSPEFFTTNFWWMWCTTFAFEPWHSAIEFRRYLNRFVHLFKTFDSMSGIYRTKYNQFDSIVRPMLKWLTEQGVTIRLGARVTDVRLAGGDALTAEALTVTSGGKTEEIKVGAGDLVMVTNGSMTADSTLGATDKAPVLDTSGSAGAWQLWRTLAAKRPGLGRPEVFDSSITDSTWESFTVTTKDPTFFAEMEKFSGSEAGKGGLITFKDSNWLLTIVLNHQPHFREQPSDTFVWWGYALFPDKAGNHVQKPMSACTGAEILQEALSHLTIDNREQIMKNSIVIPAIMPYITSQFLVRSHGDRPDVVPAGSTNLAFIGQYAEVPDDVVFTVEYSVRTAQVAVATLLGLDTQPKPVYKGSHNPKVLIEALETLHRHGNKTTAHAGS from the coding sequence ATGGCGAAGGCGTACCTGGTGGGAAGCGGAATCGCGTCACTCTCCGCGGCGGCATTCTTGATTCGCGACGGCGGTTTCGCCGGTTCCGATATCGTCATTCTGGAAGAGCAGGGCCGCGAGGGCGGCAGTCTGGACGCGGCGGGCTCGCCGGAGACCGGTTACACCATGCGCGGTGGCCGCATGTTCGAGATCCACTTCGATTGCACCTATGACCTGCTGCGTTCCATCCCCTCACTGGACAACCCCGCCGTCTCGGTCACCGATGACACCTTCGCCTTCCACAAGGATTTCGCCTGGGACGACCATGCCCGCCTGGTCGATGCGGCCGGTGAACCGATCGACGCGCATTCCATGGGATTCACCGAACGCGACCGGCTCGAACTCGTCAAATGTGTTGCCACCCCGGAGCAGATGCTCGACGGCAAACGCATCACCGACTGTTTCAGCCCCGAATTCTTCACCACCAATTTCTGGTGGATGTGGTGCACGACCTTCGCATTCGAACCGTGGCATTCCGCGATCGAGTTCCGCCGCTATCTCAATCGATTCGTGCACCTGTTCAAGACCTTCGACTCCATGTCCGGGATCTACCGGACCAAGTACAACCAGTTCGACTCGATCGTGCGGCCCATGCTGAAGTGGCTCACCGAGCAGGGTGTCACCATCCGGCTCGGGGCACGGGTCACCGATGTGCGCCTGGCCGGCGGCGATGCGCTGACCGCCGAGGCGCTCACCGTGACCAGCGGCGGCAAGACCGAGGAGATCAAGGTCGGCGCCGGCGATCTGGTCATGGTCACCAACGGTTCCATGACGGCCGACTCGACGCTCGGCGCCACCGATAAAGCCCCTGTCCTGGATACTTCCGGCTCGGCGGGCGCCTGGCAGCTGTGGCGCACGCTGGCCGCGAAACGCCCGGGCCTGGGCAGGCCGGAGGTATTCGATTCCTCGATCACCGATTCCACCTGGGAATCGTTCACGGTGACCACCAAGGACCCGACCTTCTTCGCCGAGATGGAGAAGTTCAGCGGCAGCGAGGCGGGCAAGGGCGGCCTGATCACCTTCAAGGATTCCAACTGGCTGCTGACCATCGTGCTGAACCACCAGCCGCACTTCCGGGAGCAGCCTTCGGACACCTTCGTCTGGTGGGGCTACGCCCTGTTCCCGGACAAGGCCGGCAATCACGTCCAGAAGCCGATGTCCGCCTGCACCGGCGCCGAAATCCTGCAGGAAGCGTTGTCGCACTTGACCATCGACAATCGCGAACAGATCATGAAGAACTCCATCGTGATTCCGGCGATCATGCCCTACATCACGAGTCAGTTCCTGGTCCGCTCACACGGCGACCGCCCCGATGTGGTTCCGGCGGGCTCGACCAACCTCGCTTTCATCGGCCAGTACGCCGAAGTCCCCGATGATGTCGTCTTCACGGTCGAATACTCCGTCCGCACCGCCCAGGTCGCCGTGGCCACGCTGCTGGGACTCGATACCCAGCCCAAGCCGGTCTACAAGGGCAGCCACAATCCGAAGGTCCTCATCGAGGCACTGGAAACGCTGCACCGCCACGGCAATAAAACGACCGCCCACGCCGGCAGCTGA
- a CDS encoding spermidine synthase, with amino-acid sequence MSARFEELGWRLTPMGEISLRRRFDPGVRADVYEVKLGDEYLMSSLFTVAEEELARLGLARTPGERLDVIVGGLGLGYTARTALADPRVRTLTVIEYSDAVIDWHERDLLPDTAGLAGDQRVALVCADFFAAAVGAVGFDPALPGRTYDAVLLDIDHSPRHVLHQPHAGFYTRAGLQALSAYLAPGGTFALWSDDPPDDEFCAILDTVFTDIEARQVFFDNPLTRGQSSNTVYLATK; translated from the coding sequence ATGAGCGCACGGTTCGAGGAGTTGGGCTGGCGGCTGACGCCGATGGGCGAGATCAGTTTGCGGCGGCGGTTCGATCCGGGAGTGCGGGCGGATGTGTACGAGGTCAAGCTGGGGGACGAATACCTCATGTCGAGCCTGTTCACCGTTGCCGAAGAGGAATTGGCGCGGCTCGGGCTGGCACGGACGCCGGGGGAGCGGCTGGACGTGATTGTCGGCGGGCTCGGGCTGGGATACACCGCGCGAACAGCTTTGGCGGATCCGCGGGTCCGGACGCTCACCGTTATCGAATACTCGGACGCGGTCATCGATTGGCATGAGCGGGATCTGCTGCCCGATACCGCCGGTTTGGCCGGTGATCAGCGGGTTGCGCTGGTGTGTGCGGACTTCTTCGCCGCGGCCGTGGGTGCGGTCGGGTTCGATCCGGCGCTGCCGGGCCGGACCTACGATGCGGTGCTGCTGGATATCGATCACTCGCCGCGGCACGTGCTGCATCAACCGCATGCGGGCTTCTACACCCGGGCCGGATTGCAGGCGCTTTCCGCATATCTCGCCCCGGGCGGAACCTTCGCGCTGTGGTCCGACGATCCGCCGGACGACGAGTTCTGCGCGATCCTCGATACCGTTTTCACCGATATCGAGGCTCGGCAGGTGTTCTTCGACAACCCGCTGACCAGGGGACAGTCGTCGAACACGGTCTATCTCGCGACCAAGTAG
- a CDS encoding DUF2786 domain-containing protein, with protein MGKPNRKHRAAKQQARQGGSDFWTAPDSGNVTAADIADAIMTTAMDSAQSGARSKSPKGDSVVAKRFAVALAGSGLPVHEVELGAHLAGQHIITRAFQNGWLPADIHQAAQRRVDTFAISFLIDVMAAYIRPFAPATVDETWLGQLRELAADIWWSDSTSHLAQWAAKHMLTTAEALTTVIEALALLILLPKLELIRQLPGTARPHAEVPHHIDEKVLGRVRGLLAKAESTSFPEEAEALSAKAQELMTKYALDRVLVDAGASVPDLPGARRIWLETPYVDAKALLIDVVAKANRSRAIFASAWGFMTIVGDDGDLEAVELLSTSLLVQATRAMIASGNTDTRSDEARSRTFRKSFLVAYASRIGERLEAATAATIAESVEPERLLPVLASHQIAVDAAFDTLFPQARTRGVSIRSAEGWEAGRAAADRARLDARRSLDR; from the coding sequence GTGGGTAAGCCGAATCGCAAGCATCGGGCGGCCAAGCAGCAGGCGCGGCAGGGTGGGTCCGATTTCTGGACGGCGCCCGATTCGGGGAATGTCACCGCGGCCGATATAGCCGATGCGATCATGACCACCGCCATGGATTCGGCGCAGAGCGGTGCGCGCAGTAAGTCGCCGAAGGGCGATTCCGTAGTGGCCAAACGCTTCGCCGTCGCGCTCGCGGGCAGCGGTCTGCCGGTTCACGAGGTGGAACTGGGCGCGCACCTGGCCGGGCAGCACATCATCACCAGGGCCTTCCAGAACGGCTGGCTGCCCGCCGACATCCACCAGGCCGCGCAGCGCCGGGTCGACACCTTCGCCATCAGCTTCCTGATCGATGTGATGGCCGCCTACATCCGCCCGTTCGCACCCGCCACCGTCGACGAGACCTGGCTCGGGCAACTCCGCGAACTCGCCGCGGACATCTGGTGGTCGGATTCGACATCACATCTGGCCCAATGGGCGGCCAAACATATGCTGACCACCGCCGAGGCGCTCACCACCGTCATCGAGGCGCTCGCACTGTTGATTCTGCTGCCGAAGCTGGAACTCATCCGGCAGTTGCCCGGCACCGCGCGCCCGCATGCCGAGGTGCCCCATCACATCGATGAGAAGGTGCTCGGCCGGGTCCGAGGTCTGCTCGCCAAGGCCGAATCGACCTCCTTTCCGGAAGAGGCCGAGGCGCTTTCGGCCAAGGCGCAGGAGTTGATGACCAAGTACGCACTCGATCGGGTGCTGGTCGATGCCGGCGCCTCGGTCCCCGATCTGCCTGGGGCGCGGCGCATTTGGCTCGAAACCCCCTACGTGGACGCGAAGGCGCTGCTGATCGATGTGGTCGCCAAGGCCAATCGCAGCCGCGCGATCTTCGCCTCGGCGTGGGGCTTCATGACCATCGTCGGCGATGACGGAGACCTGGAGGCGGTCGAACTGCTGTCCACCTCACTGCTGGTGCAGGCCACCAGGGCGATGATCGCCAGCGGTAATACGGACACGCGCAGCGATGAGGCGCGCAGCCGCACCTTCCGGAAGTCCTTCCTGGTCGCCTATGCCTCCCGCATCGGCGAGCGACTGGAGGCGGCCACCGCGGCGACCATCGCGGAATCGGTGGAGCCGGAACGGCTGCTGCCGGTGCTGGCCTCACATCAGATCGCGGTCGACGCCGCCTTCGACACGCTGTTTCCGCAAGCCCGCACCCGCGGCGTCTCCATCCGCAGCGCGGAAGGCTGGGAGGCCGGTCGTGCCGCCGCCGACCGCGCCCGCCTCGACGCCCGCCGATCGCTCGATCGATAG
- a CDS encoding DUF6307 family protein codes for MTTKSPYENRVQRVSDTVRKHSKLDEKTANALAVHVLHALDTIPEKVR; via the coding sequence ATGACCACTAAATCACCTTATGAGAATCGGGTCCAGCGGGTCAGCGACACCGTTCGGAAGCATTCCAAGCTCGATGAGAAGACCGCGAACGCACTCGCGGTGCATGTGCTGCACGCTCTCGACACGATCCCCGAGAAAGTGCGCTGA
- a CDS encoding RGCVC family protein: protein MSSNEQVTPIDVAPLEFSCAACPHDLEAHAGVGVRFCSATATSGLDRGCVCVLPAEHEKTYYRR, encoded by the coding sequence TTGTCGTCCAACGAACAGGTCACCCCCATCGACGTTGCGCCGCTCGAATTCTCCTGTGCGGCATGCCCGCACGATCTGGAAGCGCACGCCGGCGTCGGAGTCAGGTTTTGCTCCGCGACCGCGACGAGCGGGCTGGACAGAGGATGCGTCTGCGTTCTCCCGGCCGAGCACGAGAAGACCTACTACCGGCGATAG